From Streptomyces durmitorensis, a single genomic window includes:
- a CDS encoding PD-(D/E)XK nuclease family protein — MSQPWLPPDGVTRTSDVITVSAGMFKGGEFRCPAADALKTRGYHTTDPVPRRRERLEHFALGPFMAACDIRSGPAGSSPRTRTGPLHDGLRTWSEHGVQMYESAFPLDPERPLHEVPEPWTYRYRPSGPDPRDAQEYRLTVWGRCLASPDGAYRELRLPVHRLRDLPPDGFTAAVALVLAEGAPGPPPEHVRIVEFALFDGRTRELFAGSREEARARYREHGPAALAGVLDGREYRPGSACGGCPYLSVCPALRTAPGLLGIEAHDRPRRTWSVTSGRAYRACPARDHMRRLHLPTADSVEREVTAERGRALHAYLAERHAHGSPRPCTVEVPEEWVPQGFDLPSDERALGALLLRRHAAVCPLRYVGDGTDVRTEPRVVRHDTTADVVVLAAPDLLYRDAGSWVWRETKTSVTDRRSDRPLLERYPQLALAVVLIARGDLGGEPFRARVELEVLRPGGADLEIIDPFAPANRVTAEKVLRAMVADWHGDDQYAARPGRSCERCEVARWCTASSVSEAAA; from the coding sequence ATGTCACAGCCATGGCTGCCTCCCGACGGGGTGACCCGCACGTCCGACGTCATCACGGTATCCGCCGGAATGTTCAAGGGGGGAGAGTTCCGATGCCCCGCCGCTGACGCTCTCAAGACCCGCGGCTACCACACCACCGACCCCGTACCGCGCCGCCGTGAGAGGCTGGAGCACTTCGCTCTGGGCCCCTTCATGGCTGCCTGCGACATCCGTTCGGGGCCTGCCGGCAGCTCGCCTCGGACACGTACCGGGCCCCTGCACGACGGTCTGCGGACCTGGTCGGAGCACGGCGTGCAGATGTACGAGTCGGCCTTCCCTCTCGACCCGGAACGTCCCCTGCACGAGGTGCCCGAGCCGTGGACGTACCGTTACCGGCCGTCCGGTCCCGACCCGCGCGACGCCCAGGAGTACCGCCTCACCGTGTGGGGCCGCTGCCTGGCTTCCCCGGACGGTGCCTACCGCGAGCTTCGTCTGCCCGTGCACCGCCTGCGGGACTTGCCGCCCGACGGCTTCACCGCGGCCGTCGCCCTGGTGCTGGCCGAGGGCGCCCCCGGACCGCCGCCGGAGCACGTACGGATCGTGGAGTTCGCGCTCTTCGACGGCCGTACGCGGGAGCTCTTCGCGGGAAGCCGGGAAGAGGCGCGCGCCCGGTACCGCGAACACGGTCCCGCCGCCTTGGCCGGCGTACTGGACGGACGGGAATACCGCCCGGGGTCCGCCTGTGGCGGATGCCCCTACCTGTCGGTGTGCCCGGCCCTGCGCACAGCGCCCGGACTGCTGGGCATCGAGGCGCACGACCGGCCCCGCCGCACCTGGTCGGTCACCAGCGGGCGGGCCTACCGAGCCTGCCCGGCGCGTGACCACATGCGCCGGCTGCACCTGCCCACGGCGGACTCCGTCGAACGCGAGGTGACGGCCGAGCGCGGCCGGGCCTTGCATGCCTACCTCGCCGAACGGCACGCCCACGGATCGCCTCGGCCCTGCACGGTCGAGGTCCCCGAGGAGTGGGTCCCACAAGGATTCGACCTGCCCTCAGACGAACGCGCACTCGGCGCCCTGCTGTTGCGGCGGCACGCCGCGGTCTGCCCGCTGCGGTACGTCGGGGACGGCACGGATGTGCGGACCGAGCCCCGGGTGGTGCGGCACGACACCACCGCCGACGTGGTGGTCCTGGCCGCGCCCGACCTGCTCTACCGGGATGCCGGGTCATGGGTGTGGCGCGAGACTAAGACCTCCGTCACCGACCGGCGGTCCGACCGCCCCCTGCTGGAGCGTTATCCGCAGTTGGCCCTGGCCGTCGTGCTGATCGCCCGCGGTGACCTGGGCGGTGAACCGTTCCGCGCCCGGGTCGAGCTAGAGGTGCTGCGCCCCGGCGGCGCCGACCTGGAGATCATCGATCCCTTCGCCCCGGCGAATCGGGTCACTGCCGAGAAGGTACTGCGGGCGATGGTGGCCGACTGGCACGGTGACGACCAGTACGCGGCCCGGCCCGGACGCTCCTGCGAGCGGTGCGAAGTGGCCCGCTGGTGCACGGCGTCGTCCGTCAGCGAGGCCGCGGCATGA
- a CDS encoding serine/threonine protein kinase, whose translation MRAIEEVGDVERRYEVLDMVGDGGQGDLFLGRDRNSGQKVALKLQKARDLGPESDFHWAGDELLKEGSRMMMLTGIQEIPEVIATGTHRRRRCLVMEFVEGHQLQKVLSAALPVKDPGTVAAVIGQLCEILIEVHDRNLVHCDLKPENVIVQPDGRLRLIDMGHAVVADQETECARGTRGWASPEQSDACPSGLTRQADIFALGCILLEMTVMRLPYGGQDERAEEGTPVLPADRLAKLPPEFASLALWMVRWKAEERPADVREVFDRLRCYLPQLGSQRPSKPLRPDPTEYYRTHPPRL comes from the coding sequence GTGAGGGCAATCGAGGAGGTCGGCGATGTGGAAAGGCGCTACGAAGTGCTGGACATGGTCGGCGACGGCGGCCAAGGCGACCTTTTCCTCGGGCGTGACCGCAACAGCGGGCAGAAGGTGGCGTTGAAGCTTCAGAAGGCCCGGGACCTCGGACCCGAGAGCGATTTCCACTGGGCCGGCGATGAACTCCTCAAAGAGGGATCACGCATGATGATGCTGACGGGAATCCAGGAGATTCCCGAAGTCATCGCCACGGGGACACACCGGCGACGCCGGTGCCTGGTCATGGAATTTGTCGAAGGGCACCAACTGCAGAAGGTCCTGTCGGCGGCCCTGCCGGTTAAGGATCCTGGGACCGTTGCGGCCGTCATCGGCCAACTGTGCGAAATTCTGATAGAAGTCCACGACCGGAATCTGGTGCACTGCGATCTCAAGCCCGAGAACGTCATCGTGCAGCCGGACGGCCGTCTCCGGCTCATTGACATGGGCCACGCGGTCGTGGCGGATCAGGAGACGGAATGCGCACGCGGCACGCGCGGCTGGGCCTCCCCCGAGCAGTCCGACGCGTGCCCGTCAGGTCTGACGCGGCAAGCGGACATCTTCGCACTCGGCTGCATCCTGCTGGAGATGACCGTGATGCGCCTGCCCTACGGCGGACAGGACGAGCGGGCGGAAGAGGGCACCCCGGTGCTGCCGGCCGACCGGCTCGCCAAACTACCCCCGGAGTTCGCCTCCCTGGCGCTGTGGATGGTCCGGTGGAAGGCGGAGGAGCGCCCCGCGGATGTCCGTGAAGTGTTCGATCGGCTCCGCTGCTACCTACCCCAGCTCGGCTCGCAACGGCCATCGAAGCCCCTGCGCCCGGACCCGACCGAGTACTACCGCACTCATCCGCCCCGGCTTTGA
- a CDS encoding tetratricopeptide repeat protein: MAALFALLVTSPDCRCERKDIAEVLWEGVEDVGDLVNRVVADLRKRLGQESVPHSGKSGYCTLRVPVGDVDLLRFREKVKQAEGLTCKAQFELLGAALEEWDGEDEPLHGLSETGFHLRREELRAELMAAVYARLDAAYKSREVKWLREETEKWFERAPELPQIFRFYLLAHADLPESRRERLIKKWEKRNGKADVDVQSAIYQVRGESRRPGGVLLPPVPDQLPGGRRKPIGQDELIGDLFEAVCEEQDAGNLALVLISGMAGVGKTTVAENLAGRLRERFPGGVLRGELNGFADGDVRPAEPDEILDGFLAALPPYTTVTGTESKSNALRSALAHRSVLIVLDDALSAQQVLPLLPGDGTCAVIVTSRNDLLRLQSERKVLFRKMEPLHEADALEVLQEKVPAEDRTKHAMAFSELVDLCGRLPLALVVVARLLEGGARPLHTLPLLVQEMKGERKRAMLDTLDLPEHELSVRAALNCSVRVLNEAARLLLWQLAVHPGPSASWEAVMDLGRAVDEGTRTDRALVDLVAANLVEHHGDRYGLHDLVRAFALRHVRPVPDGENAEIERATVRQVLEHQLHNVRACDRVLDRERTLPTDEPGAVRVTDPADLAEAMAFLDEEYATVQRGIHLAINRRIDRYVWLLPMALVIYQWRRRLLDDARQNLRYAAEAAETVAGPVDRAMVHRSLAGTHWRLGEYDLAVGALRRAVRLSEEDRSAEGRLSLARTLHRLGLTLRKQDDLKGADEVLRRALELCREVSDRVGEAAVLNVLGAIHLDRGEHEQALRRCADALGVVERTTERSGLADVLFTLAKVHLARSERDEAITLYRQASDIYREQENWPNEDKVRVLFADVLVSVCYTDAAVRELERVIVLRELMGGEGVREVRERLEWLR; this comes from the coding sequence GTGGCGGCCCTATTCGCGCTCCTGGTGACCTCGCCAGACTGCCGATGTGAGAGGAAGGACATAGCTGAAGTCCTCTGGGAGGGCGTCGAGGACGTCGGCGATCTGGTTAACCGCGTCGTCGCCGACCTGCGGAAGCGGCTGGGCCAGGAGTCCGTGCCCCATAGCGGCAAGTCGGGTTACTGCACGCTCCGCGTGCCGGTGGGAGACGTCGATCTGCTCCGTTTTCGCGAAAAGGTGAAGCAGGCTGAGGGACTGACCTGCAAAGCGCAGTTCGAACTGCTCGGCGCGGCCTTGGAGGAGTGGGACGGCGAGGACGAACCGCTGCACGGACTGTCCGAGACCGGCTTCCACTTGCGTCGGGAGGAGCTACGGGCCGAGTTGATGGCCGCCGTGTACGCGCGGCTGGACGCAGCCTATAAGTCCAGGGAGGTCAAATGGCTGCGTGAGGAGACGGAGAAATGGTTCGAGCGTGCGCCGGAACTGCCCCAGATCTTCCGGTTCTACCTGCTCGCCCACGCAGACCTGCCGGAGTCCCGACGTGAGCGGCTCATCAAGAAGTGGGAGAAGCGCAACGGAAAAGCGGACGTCGATGTACAGAGCGCTATTTACCAAGTTCGGGGAGAGAGCCGCCGGCCGGGCGGGGTGCTCCTGCCCCCCGTTCCCGACCAGTTGCCCGGCGGCAGGCGCAAGCCGATCGGGCAGGACGAGCTAATCGGCGACCTCTTCGAGGCCGTGTGCGAGGAACAGGACGCCGGCAATCTGGCGCTGGTCCTGATCAGCGGCATGGCGGGCGTCGGGAAGACCACGGTGGCTGAGAACCTCGCCGGTCGGCTGCGGGAGCGGTTTCCCGGCGGGGTGCTGCGCGGCGAACTGAACGGATTCGCCGACGGAGACGTGCGGCCCGCCGAACCGGACGAGATCCTGGACGGCTTTCTGGCCGCGCTGCCGCCCTACACCACGGTGACCGGAACGGAGAGCAAGAGCAACGCGCTGCGGTCGGCGCTGGCCCACCGGTCGGTGCTCATCGTCCTCGACGACGCGCTCAGCGCCCAGCAGGTGCTGCCGCTGCTTCCCGGAGACGGTACCTGCGCCGTGATCGTCACCAGTCGTAACGACCTCTTGCGGCTGCAGTCCGAGAGAAAGGTGCTGTTCCGCAAGATGGAGCCGCTGCACGAGGCGGACGCGCTGGAGGTGCTCCAGGAGAAAGTGCCGGCCGAGGACCGGACCAAGCACGCCATGGCCTTCAGTGAACTTGTCGACCTCTGTGGCCGACTGCCGCTGGCCCTTGTGGTGGTGGCCCGGCTCCTGGAAGGTGGTGCGCGTCCGCTGCACACCCTCCCTCTCCTGGTGCAAGAGATGAAGGGGGAGCGGAAGCGGGCGATGTTGGACACCCTGGACCTGCCCGAGCACGAACTGTCGGTCCGCGCCGCGCTCAACTGCTCCGTGCGCGTGCTGAATGAGGCAGCCCGGCTGCTGCTGTGGCAGCTCGCCGTCCACCCCGGGCCCAGCGCTTCCTGGGAGGCGGTGATGGATCTGGGACGGGCAGTGGACGAAGGGACGCGTACCGACCGGGCCCTGGTGGACCTCGTGGCGGCGAACCTGGTGGAACATCACGGCGACCGCTACGGGCTGCACGACCTCGTGCGGGCCTTCGCCCTTCGGCACGTGCGGCCGGTGCCGGACGGAGAGAACGCGGAGATCGAGCGGGCGACCGTACGACAGGTGCTGGAACACCAGCTGCACAACGTCCGCGCCTGCGACCGGGTGCTCGACCGCGAACGCACCCTGCCCACCGACGAGCCCGGAGCGGTCAGGGTCACCGACCCTGCGGACCTCGCGGAGGCGATGGCGTTCCTGGACGAGGAGTACGCCACCGTCCAGCGAGGCATTCACTTGGCGATCAATCGGCGTATCGACCGGTACGTGTGGCTGCTTCCGATGGCCCTGGTCATCTACCAGTGGCGCCGCCGACTGCTCGATGATGCGCGGCAGAACCTCCGGTACGCCGCCGAGGCGGCGGAAACCGTCGCCGGTCCGGTCGATCGCGCCATGGTCCACCGGTCGCTGGCAGGGACCCACTGGCGGCTCGGTGAGTACGACTTGGCGGTGGGCGCCCTGCGCAGGGCCGTCCGGCTCAGCGAGGAGGACCGCAGCGCGGAAGGCCGGCTGAGTCTGGCCCGTACGCTGCACCGGCTCGGGCTCACCCTGCGCAAGCAGGACGACCTGAAGGGAGCGGACGAAGTGCTCCGCCGTGCACTGGAGTTGTGCCGGGAGGTGTCCGACCGGGTCGGGGAAGCGGCTGTTCTGAACGTACTCGGCGCGATCCACCTCGACCGGGGCGAGCACGAGCAGGCACTCCGTCGGTGCGCCGACGCCCTGGGCGTGGTGGAGCGCACGACGGAGCGCAGCGGCCTGGCCGATGTGCTGTTCACCCTGGCCAAGGTGCACCTGGCCCGTTCCGAACGGGACGAGGCCATCACCCTGTACCGGCAGGCCTCCGACATCTACCGCGAACAGGAGAACTGGCCCAACGAGGACAAGGTACGGGTGCTCTTCGCTGATGTCCTGGTGTCCGTCTGCTACACCGACGCGGCGGTGCGGGAGCTGGAGAGAGTCATCGTGCTGCGTGAACTGATGGGCGGTGAGGGGGTGCGGGAGGTCCGGGAGCGGCTGGAATGGCTGAGGTGA
- a CDS encoding helix-turn-helix domain-containing protein — MFDLPVAVDLRTAARALGIGSTTAYRLIREHEFPCPVLRIGRRYRIPTNELMRALGIEDRPLYSVDPEEDTDDPSVGF, encoded by the coding sequence ATGTTCGACCTGCCCGTCGCAGTGGACCTGCGCACGGCGGCCCGAGCACTCGGAATCGGCTCGACGACCGCGTACCGGCTGATCCGCGAGCACGAATTCCCCTGCCCCGTCCTCCGCATCGGACGTAGGTACAGGATTCCGACCAACGAGCTGATGCGCGCCCTGGGGATCGAGGACCGTCCGCTGTACAGCGTGGACCCGGAAGAGGACACGGACGATCCGAGCGTCGGCTTCTGA
- a CDS encoding type II toxin-antitoxin system death-on-curing family toxin has translation MTQVRYIHIDEILAIARTVNDTEHSVRDMGLLVSAIERPRTNVFGVELYPTLHEKAAALLHSVARNHALIDGNKRTAWLAMRVFLRFNGVSASTAPPPVSVAGPFVEEVAQDNIDVPAIAKRLAAWFPVS, from the coding sequence GTGACCCAAGTGCGCTACATCCATATCGACGAGATCCTGGCCATCGCTCGCACGGTCAACGATACCGAGCACAGCGTGCGTGACATGGGACTTTTGGTGTCAGCGATCGAACGGCCCCGGACGAACGTGTTCGGGGTCGAGCTGTATCCCACGCTGCACGAGAAGGCGGCGGCACTGCTGCACTCCGTCGCTCGCAATCACGCGCTGATCGACGGCAACAAGCGCACCGCCTGGCTTGCCATGCGTGTCTTCCTGCGGTTCAACGGCGTCAGCGCCAGTACCGCCCCGCCACCCGTCTCCGTGGCTGGCCCGTTCGTCGAGGAAGTTGCGCAGGACAACATCGATGTACCGGCCATTGCCAAGCGCCTGGCGGCCTGGTTCCCCGTTTCCTGA
- a CDS encoding ribbon-helix-helix protein, CopG family has product MAMTLRLPEDLDAKLTERARREGRSKQELAIEAIRDAQHRAELKVDDVLAELMDSDAGILDYLK; this is encoded by the coding sequence ATGGCGATGACACTCCGACTCCCCGAAGACCTTGATGCGAAGCTCACCGAGCGGGCTCGTCGGGAGGGTCGCAGCAAGCAGGAACTTGCCATAGAGGCCATCCGTGACGCCCAGCACCGGGCCGAGCTGAAGGTCGATGACGTCCTGGCCGAGCTGATGGACAGCGATGCGGGGATCCTGGACTACCTGAAGTGA
- a CDS encoding class I SAM-dependent RNA methyltransferase has product MQAEPKKSQAGNSKESSQETSLVGQEYEVEVGPVAHGGHCVARTAEGRVLFVRHTLPGEKVIARVTDGDEDSRFLRADAVTVLEPSKDRVDAPCPYAGPGRCGGCDWQHAKPGAQRRLKGEVITEQLARLAGLTPEEAGWDGTVVPAEGDKLPSGEVPAWRTRVQYAVDPDGNAGLRRHRSHEVEPVEHCMIAAPGISELGIEKHDWSGMESVEAIAASGSQDRQVILEPKPGARLPLVELDKPVSVLRIAEQDGGVHRVHGRPFVRERADGRTYRVGNGGFWQVHPKAAETLMLAVMQGLTPRKGDTALDLYCGVGLFAGAIADRVGDKGAVLGIESGKRAVEDARHNLAAFDRVRIEQGKVEAALPRTGITEVDLIVLDPPRAGAGKQTVKHLTKLGARRIAYVACDPAALARDLGYFRDGGYRVRSLRAFDLFPMTHHVECVAILEPAAKVL; this is encoded by the coding sequence ATGCAGGCAGAACCGAAGAAATCGCAGGCGGGGAACTCGAAGGAGAGCTCGCAGGAGACCTCCCTCGTCGGGCAGGAGTACGAGGTCGAGGTCGGCCCCGTCGCACACGGCGGCCACTGCGTCGCCCGCACAGCGGAGGGCCGCGTCCTCTTCGTCCGCCACACGCTTCCCGGCGAGAAGGTCATCGCGCGCGTGACGGACGGCGACGAGGACAGCCGCTTCCTGCGCGCGGACGCGGTGACCGTCCTCGAACCGTCGAAGGACCGCGTCGACGCCCCGTGCCCCTACGCGGGCCCCGGCCGCTGCGGCGGCTGCGACTGGCAGCACGCGAAGCCGGGCGCGCAGCGCCGCCTCAAGGGCGAGGTCATCACCGAGCAGCTGGCGCGCCTCGCGGGCCTCACCCCCGAGGAGGCAGGCTGGGACGGCACGGTCGTCCCGGCGGAGGGCGACAAGCTCCCCTCGGGCGAGGTCCCTGCCTGGCGCACGCGCGTCCAGTACGCGGTGGACCCCGACGGCAACGCGGGCCTGCGCCGCCACCGCTCGCACGAGGTGGAGCCCGTCGAGCACTGCATGATCGCGGCTCCCGGCATCTCGGAGCTCGGCATCGAGAAGCACGACTGGTCCGGCATGGAGTCGGTCGAGGCGATCGCGGCATCGGGCTCCCAGGACCGCCAGGTCATCCTGGAGCCGAAGCCGGGCGCGCGCCTCCCGCTGGTGGAGCTGGACAAGCCGGTCTCGGTCCTGCGCATCGCCGAACAGGACGGCGGCGTCCACCGCGTGCACGGCCGCCCGTTCGTCCGCGAGCGCGCCGACGGCCGCACGTACCGCGTCGGCAACGGCGGCTTCTGGCAGGTCCACCCGAAGGCGGCCGAGACGCTCATGCTCGCCGTCATGCAGGGCCTGACACCCCGCAAGGGCGACACGGCGCTCGACCTCTACTGCGGCGTGGGCCTGTTCGCGGGCGCGATCGCCGACCGGGTCGGTGACAAGGGCGCGGTCCTCGGCATCGAGTCGGGCAAGCGAGCGGTCGAGGACGCCCGCCACAACCTCGCGGCCTTCGACCGCGTCCGCATCGAACAGGGCAAGGTCGAGGCCGCCCTGCCGCGCACCGGCATCACCGAGGTCGACCTGATCGTCCTCGACCCGCCGCGCGCGGGCGCGGGCAAGCAGACGGTGAAGCACTTGACGAAGCTGGGGGCGCGGAGGATCGCGTACGTGGCGTGCGATCCGGCAGCGCTGGCGCGGGACCTGGGGTACTTCCGGGATGGCGGTTACCGGGTGCGGTCGCTGCGGGCGTTCGATCTGTTTCCGATGACGCATCATGTGGAGTGCGTTGCGATTCTGGAGCCTGCCGCGAAGGTCCTCTGA